The DNA segment GGCTCGTGGACTGCCGGGCGGAGTCGCCGACGGGCGGGGTGCGCCAGCGGGTCCTCCTCAGCGGCGAAGAGCCGGCCCAGCTCTACATCCCCGCCGGAGTGGCCCACGGCTACAGGGCCGGCGCGGAGGGTGCGCTCCTGGTCTACGCCATGGACCAGCAGTTCGAGGCCGCGGACCCCGACGAGGGGCGCCTCCCCTGGGACCACTTCGGCGCGGAGCTGTGGGAGGAGGACCGCGGCTGAGCGCGACGTGGTCCCTCCTCAGTCCAGCCGCGGCCGCTCACGCCGCGCGCACCCCTTCCTCGCGTGCTTCCGCTCCGGCAGGTGACCTCCGCCCGCCGGAGCTCGTCCTAGCTGGGTCTGCACGCGGGCCGGTGCCGACGTGCTTCCGGCGCGTTGACCGGGACCGTGCAAAACGCTATCATTACTACTTTTGGGTCCGCCGCGCGCCACTCCTGCGGTGAGGTGCGCGGATGATCGTGCTTGCGGCCTCCGCGCCGGACGCCCGGGGAGGCCAGTGCGACCGCCCCGGGCAGCGACCCGCGATCCCCGTCACGAGCCACTTGCATGACCTTCCCCACGCGCACTGCGCTCCTCCTGTTCGCGACGCTCACCGCCCTCGGGCCGGGAGCCGCCGCGCAGCAGGAGACCGATTCTCCCGAGCTGCGCCCCGGCCTTGACGTGGCGGCGAGCGCGAAGCCCCGTCCCGGCGACCGGATCGCGCTGAAGATCTGGAACGAGCCGGAGATGAGCGACACCTTCAACATCTCCGAGCGGGGAGAGGCGATCCTCCCCAAGCTGGGCGCCGTCCACGTGACGGACCAGCCGCTCGCCGCCCTGCAGGACTCGCTGCGCAGCGCCTACGCGGTGTACCTCCGGAACCCGTCGGTGGAGATCGTCGTGCTGCGGCGCATCGGGGTGCAGGGGGAGGTGCGGAATCCCGGGATCTACCTGGCCGACCTCACGGTGGGCCTCCCCGAGATCATCGCGCGGGCGGGCGGCTACACGGAGGCAGGGAACCCCCGGAACATCATCATCGTGCGCGACGGGCAGCGGATCCGGTACGGCGTCGGCGAGGGCACGGAGCTCTCCGTGGCCGAGCTGCAGTCGGGCGACCAGGTCTTCATCCGCCCGCGGAGTGCGCTCGCGCGGAACCCCATGGCGTGGCTCGGCGGGGCGGTGGGGCTCCTCGGCGCGGTGCGGGTCACCGTCTGGCCGATGATCGAGAGCCTGCTGGGCAAGGACAAGGGAAAATAGCATGGACCGGGACACGCTTGACCTGAGGGAGATCGGCGCCGCGCTCCGGCGGGGCGGCGCCTGGATCGCCGGGGGCGCCCTGCTCGGCCTCCTCGCGGGGGCGGCGACGCTGGTCGTGCTCGACCGCGAGTACGAGGCATCCGCGACCGTGCTCCTGCGCAGCCAGTCCGGGGGCGGCTCGTCGGCGCTCGCGCTCTCGCGCATCTCCGGGCTGCTGGGGGGTCTCCCCGAGGGTGGCCTCGGGGGTTCCGAAGTGGAGACGGAGCAGCAGATCCTCACCAGCCGGACGGTGCTCGGCGAGGTGGTGGACTCGCTTGGACTCCAGGTCCGCGTGGTGGATCCCTCCGGCACGCGGAGCGAGGCGCTCTTCGCGTCGGCCCGCGTGGAGCCGGGCGCGGAGGGCGGGCGCTACCGCTTCGAGCGCCGCTCCGGCGGCTACGCGGTGGAGGGACCCGGCGCCGCCGGCATCGCCTCGCCGGGTGAGCCGTTCCGGATTCCCGGCGGCGTGCTGGTGCTGCGGCCCGGCTCGCTCCCGGAGCGCTTCGAGGTGGAGGTTCGCGATCGCTACGACGCCATCCTCGCGGTGGAAAAGGAGCTGCGCGCCGAGGTGCCGGGGGGTGAGGTGGTGAAGCTCTCGTTCCGTGCGGAGGACCCGGTGCTTGCGGCCGCCGTCCCCAATGCCATGGTGGCCCGCTACCTCCAGCGGAGGAAGACCACCGACCGGGGCGTGAACCAGCACCGGTACGAGTTCCTGGCG comes from the Longimicrobiaceae bacterium genome and includes:
- a CDS encoding polysaccharide biosynthesis/export family protein, which gives rise to MTFPTRTALLLFATLTALGPGAAAQQETDSPELRPGLDVAASAKPRPGDRIALKIWNEPEMSDTFNISERGEAILPKLGAVHVTDQPLAALQDSLRSAYAVYLRNPSVEIVVLRRIGVQGEVRNPGIYLADLTVGLPEIIARAGGYTEAGNPRNIIIVRDGQRIRYGVGEGTELSVAELQSGDQVFIRPRSALARNPMAWLGGAVGLLGAVRVTVWPMIESLLGKDKGK